Below is a genomic region from Helianthus annuus cultivar XRQ/B chromosome 2, HanXRQr2.0-SUNRISE, whole genome shotgun sequence.
TCTTAGGGACGCAAACATCGCTCTCCTCAcgaagtggtggtggaggtttaaaATCGAGAATAATGCCTTATGGAAAAAAGTGGTGGTTTCTATCCATAATTCTAACCGGTCTTGGCCTATCCTCCCGTATTCCAAAAGCGTACCGGGTACTTGGAGTACGATTGCAAAATTGGAAAATCACTTGGCTAATTCTAATGTGAACTTGGGGAAGCTTATAAAGGGGGAGCTTGGGAGGGGAGATAAAATCCGTTTTTGGATTGACCCGTGGTTATCCGCGGACCCGTTACGCAACACTTTCACTAAACTTTTCGATCTTGAAAAGGATAAATCGCGGTCCATAAAAGATTGTTACGAAGAGTCAAACGGTATGGTTACATGGAAGTGGAACTGGAAGAGGACCACTTTTAATGTCGAGGAGAACATGGAACTACAAGATTGCCTTCGAATGTTGAACAATTGCTATACTCAAGACAAAGAAGATAAATGGAAATGGCTGGGCAAAAGTAGTGAGGCTTTCTCGGTTTCAGATATGAAGGACCTTCTGTTTGAAGCCTCCAACCAGGTATCAAATCATTCTCTCAACTGGAGCAAATGAGTTCCTAAAAAAGTCATGATTTTTGCATGGCAAGCAAACCAAAATAGGATCCCTACTAAGATGGAATTAAGTAAAAGAAACGTCAACGTCGGGTCGGCGATTTGTTCTCTTTGTTCTGAAGGTGAAGAATCATGTGATCATTTGCTGAATGAGTGTGCATTTGCTGCTCATATTTGGTCAGCAGTCTCTTCTTGGTGCAAGGTCTCCCCCATATACGCGTTTTCGGTCCCTGAGCTTCTTAATGTTTACAAGAATGTCAATCTGCCAAAAATCGAAAGCAACATCTTTTATGGTATAATTCTCACGACTTGCTGGATTATATGGAAGACGAGGAACGAGTGTGTTTTTTCTTCCGGAATATTGAACGTTACCAAAGCGGTGGAAGAAATAAAATCGTGTAGCTTCCTTTGGATTAAGAATAGATCACCGTGTAAGGATTTAGTTTGGGCGGAGTGGACTAAATGCCCGTTGTAATGCTTTGTTTCTTCTTGTAGTGTTGGTTCCTAGCGTCTTGCTAGGTTTTTTAATGAAagtagccgttcaaaaaaaaatttgacaATGATGTATGTGTTAGTGTTACCATTCAAGATTCACCAACCATCTAATACTTCCAATGACAAACTTCAACAATATACTaattcttacaaaaaaaaaaagaaaaaagaaaaaccaccgacctgacccgacccgacctAAAATAAAAAAAGACCCGACCCGACTTTTTTTTTCCTTCACAGTTCATATATAACCACCATTGACCCGAACAATCTGACCGTTAACCCACTCTCCGGCGTCACTAACCAAGAACCCGACCAACGGAGCAACATCCTCCGGCACCCCCAACCTACTCAACGGGTTTTCCTCCACTACCCTATTCACCATCTCCTCACTTTTCCCTTCGAAAAACATTTCTGTCGCAATTGGCCCCGGAGCTACACAGTTCGCCGTGATTCTCGTTCCCTTGAGCTCCTTTGCAAGAATCTTCACCATAGCTTCAACTGCCGCTTTAGACGCTGCATACGCCCCGTATCCTGGTCTCAAAGCCACCGCCATTGATGACGTCAGACATATAATCCTCCCTCCACCTATATAAAAGTTAGTTTGCGTTAAAAGAAACCTAATCAAATCATATCAAATAATTACGTAACAATGTTACTATAAACTTCTAACTTGTACATTCTACTTAACACCACCTAGAAAATCAATTTTACCCGTACCCGATTAAACCGAACCAACCGACTTCACTCCTATCCGATTAATCCGGTCCGAACAAACCCGTTACCCGAAATTGATTAAAACTAAAAAGACAAATTTGCCCTCAATTCTTTTATTAGAATCAGTGAAAACTAGAAATATGAGGCTATTTTGGTAATAAAAGACATTCCAATGGAAAGTTTCGAATTCCCTCTCAAATAGGAAAGTTTGCTAAATTCCTTATTGATGGAATTTGATAGAATGTTTTCCAAAAACCAACTAAACATGATTCTTGATGGAATGTTTTCCAATTGCAATCCTAATTTCTTTGAAATCCATGAACCAAACGGCCCTTAAAACATCAAAAACCCGAATAACCAGACCCGATTAACCCAAATAACCAGAACCGATTACATGTACCCGTTAAACCCACCCAACCAACTTCACTTGTACCCGATTAAGCTGAATTGAACAAATGTTACCCAAACATCCGAAACTGATTgttattagaccatgtgtagtggtggaACAAAATAATgtccccaccatggggcattattcgacacgtgtcatcctagtcagcatggggcattattgcaaaagtggtgtagtgggcataatgcctaataatgccccttccaatcattaaaaaaaaaaagtagttGCGGCTAGTCAAAATCTTCCTCATTGGCTAGTCAAAGTCCTCCTCACACTCCATTGGCCACATGCAGTTGCCTTCCAACCATTTCAGCGTTATAATTAAAACGCTGCCATGcaaatttttaaaataaaacgccTTATAACGCCTAATGTagcgtgtgtgtgtgtgggggggggggggcgttttggggccttttttttcaattttttttaaaaatcacgccccactacgggtggtcttagacTCGTTGCTCCACTTTAACCAGGCTTTAGAGTTTGGCTTTGGCGTTCCCCCGGAAACCATACCACCGTCTGCCACTTAACAGCCGTTATGCCACTATAAGAGCAGAACTCTCTAGCGCAACACACGGTAAGACTATCAGTTAAACCTTTAAACATCAAAAACCGGAATAACAAAAACCAATTAACCCAAAACCCAGTTAACCAGACCTATGGACTgtacgtagtttttaaaagacttagttttgctattaaaaaagtggtagcggcgcaacttgttgcccgtttaccaactatctcgatctAAATTCATAACACAAAAAAGTTTATATATTACTGAAATATAAAAACGTTTGGCTAATAACCGAACAACACGAAACCCAAATAATAAACCCGATCAACAACCACTACCTCCTTGTTTCAGCCGGTTCGCAGCTTCCTTGCAGCACAAGTAAGCCCCTCTGGTATTCACCGCAAACGTCCGATCGAATTCCTCAAGCGAGGAATTCGGTATTGACGAGTAGGAGGAATCCAAGATTCCAGCAGCATTAACAAAGATGTACAGAGGGGAACCAAAGGCAGATTCCGCTGCATCAAATAGACTTTTCACTTGAACTGGGTCAGACACATCAGCTTTGACAGCAACAGCCCGTGATGGGAATTTGGTATTGATTTCCGAGACTGTTAGATCTGCCTGTGTAGAGTTAGAGTTGTAGTTGATTATGAGTTTTGCCCCGAGAGATGCGAGATGCAGGGAGATGGCTTTCCCGATACCGCGGGATCCGCCGGTTACGATTGCTAGCCGGTCGTGGAGGGTGGTGGTTTCGGCAGCCATAGTTGTGGTTAGTGAATAATGATAGTAATAATTTTGGTGTATATGGGTGTTTTGTTTATATAAAGCAGAAGGAATTGACGAATTGTGGAGTGGTGTAACACTCGTCACTGCTTAGGTCATCTAGTTGATAAGATGATTCGCAAGTGTTCTTATAGCATACGTAGTGGGGCGGTATAACCCCCCATAGCGCCCACATGGCGCCGTGCACACCAAAACCAAGGGCGCTATGCCCAAAAAAAATTTGAAAGCGCTATAATCATAACGGCGTTTTAACTGTGTAATTGAATTTTTGACCGTTGTAAACGgtcattttaataaaaaaaaatcaatttttttttcaaactttcCTTTAAATCATTACCTCCTCTCCTATTTTTTTTACCACACACGCTCAAACACTCTCATCTCTtccatttttttttacaaatcttGATATTTTATACAATGCATCCATTCAACCGTGGCTTCATTCCTCCCCGATCAGGACCCAAACCAAAGTGATAATCCTACTCGCCCCGTGTCGCCGGTTCCCACTAGACCCAACCCTTTCGGCTCCGGTTTTCTCGATTACAATCAACAAAGTCCCGGGTTCATTCTTCTCGATTACAATCAATAAACGTTTAGAGGAGAACCACGAAGTTACGGAGATTATGCGGGATAGACAATGGGCTCACGACTTTGAGTTCTACTCGAAACCGCATGACCACTTAACGGGAAAAGCTTTGAAAATGACGTTGGCACAAAAGGAGcggattgaaaaaaaatataacctttgattgtgtaattttttttattctagtttaatgttttttttttctagtttaatgttttttattttattgtacttttttttatttaatgaaatgaattttatttttaaaaaacttacaaattaattaaaaaaataaaaatttaaaaatgagtaatgattacacaggggctttatgactacggcctcaaattgcataacgccccatatagccccggggtgacgtggcatgccacatgtcgcataacgcccccaaaagggctttatgactacacatggccttagtGTGGGTTCATACAGGCAGGCAATGAACGATTTGAATTAGGCTTTGTGTAGGGTTGTTAATTTGATTCCTGAGCCTAACCAGGTTTTTGTCCTATCGTGTGTTACGTGAGAGAGTTCTGCTACTGTCAAGTGACAACCGACGGTATGGTTTCCTGAGTGAACGCTCAAAAAAGCCAAACTTTAAAGCCCGTATAGACCCGGTTAAAACGACATAGTATGGCAAAGTGGAGTAATACGAAGCTCTTCGATTTGGAAAGTATGATAAGCTTCACCCTTAAAAAAAAGTAAAGGTTTTGTTACGAGTTTTTgaatagaaagaaaaaaaagactTGATAAATGTGAATAAGCTAATTAAGAAAGTGATGGTTTTGTcatgaggttttttttttttataactgaTTTTTAGATTTCAATCGGCACTAAAACCAACTTTTTATATACTATACTTTTCCTTATTGTTATTTTCTTTAAGTGTAACTTTTTTTGTTTGTACACCTCAGTTTCTAAATTGAAGAGTCATGTTGTTCCATTTTAAGGAGACTATGTTCTTTTTTGTTTGTACATCCCACTTTCTAAATTGGAGATTCATGTTGTTCCATTTCGAGCAGGCTATATTTCTTAACTGGACAAGACTAATCAGGTCAATTTTAATACGTTGTCATTTGATGGTATAAATTTAAGCTACTATATGTTTCAAAGTAAATTTAGTTTGTAACCCTCTAATGTTGTAAATGTCACTTTAACCATCTCAAGTTTCTAAAGTTTCAAGTTTACCCTATAAATAATTTCTTACGTTTTTATTTTTATGtgcgtgtcggtataaattcgaatTCGTCACTTTAACGTAATTTTTGCTTGGAAACGAATCGGGTCAATTATATAATGTTTTACTTTTACGTACGTTTTGAGTTGAACTACGTTTAGAcataaattttgtttgaaaacaaatcgggtcaaatataatacgttttcattcgaCAACATAAATTTGAGTTACtatacgtttcgacgtaaattaAGTTTGGAAACGAGTTGAGTTGATTGTAGTTTATACTTTATCATAGCGCGTACGACGCCAACacatgtgtttattttatgtatgttttgagTTGGTCTACGTTTCGACATACATTTTGTTTGGTTCAACCTGACATATTTTACTACATGTTGGTTTGGTTCGGTTATATCGTGTATGGGTACATTGACAACCATAACCTACTCGGTACTACCTTTTTTTCCAGAAAAACGATTAACAAACCCGTTGGTTTTTTTGGGTACGCTTTTATCAGTTATGGATCGGTTAATTCGgcttttttgcacacccctaataCCGTCTATATGTTTTGCAATTACAATTAACAAAAACCAAGAAAAATCACTATCTAGGGTTTGTTTGTACTTGAAAAAACCGACTTTCCCTCATGGACAATTGTATGTGACACTAGCAAGTGTAAAAAATAGAGACGGAGTCAAATATCTAATATTAGAGAAAGTTACAAAACTTACAAATAAGACAACAAATATGATATACAAGGAAATCTTTAGAGACTTATGATTTGCTTATTCGTTTGTGAATTAAatgttatttaatttttttacagATTCATTATaacatttctttattttaaatatcATTACAAacttataaattatatatttgacATTGTTTATCCCGTCTACTACACAAGTTATATATTCAGGTTAGTAAGCATGATAGTAACAAATGCTTGAATCGGATATGTAACTACTTTGGAGTTAATTATTTAATtgtatttataggtgaagagtACCCTAAATCAAAGTAAGACAGACCATGTGGTTTCAAGTTGTATTCAAGTACGATAGTAAGCATGATAGTAACAAGTGCTTGAATTGGATATAGTAACAAGTGCTTGCACCTAAGAATGAAGTTGTGCATGAGATTAATGACAGGTTGTTATCAATGTTTCCaaatgaagaaagagagtatCTTAGTTTTGACAGTCTTTGCTCAATTGAGGACGCTAATTCTACACAACAAATGATATACTCTTCGGATGTGCTCAACGGTTTCAAAATATCAGGCTTACCAAATCATAGGTTAGCGCTTAAAGTTGGTGTTCCAGTAATGCTACTACAAAACATTGACCATCGGAATGGTTTGTGCAACGGTACAAGGCTACAGGTAGAAAAACTGGACAACCATGTAATGGAAGGCGGAGATAATATCTAAGCAAATATTGGCAGTCACACATATATACCTAGAATTAATTTGACCCCCTCTGATAAAAggattctttttacttttcaaATGAGACAATTTCCACTGGCCGTATGTTTCGCAATGACAATCAACAAAAGTCAAGGGCATTCACTTTCTAGAGTTGGTTTGTACTTGAAATAACTCGTCTTCTCTCATGGTCAGTTGTATGTTGCTTTATCAAGGGTAAAAATACGAGATGGAGTCAAACTATTAATACTTGACAACAACAGTAAACctacaaataaaacaactaaCGTGGTTCATAAAAAGATTTTCAACGAATTGTGATCGTTGCATATTCAtgtatttcaatttttttttgtcattGTAATCTAATATATTCGTTTGTGTTTTAACATATATAAAATCAGGGTTgggctagacaaaaaaccctaaaaattttaggaaactctggaaactcaaagctcccgatttttttttgttttgaaaaaaataacacatgtaatatacatgtttttaagagttttgggccaaaaaaaacaaaaaagcgctgagtactttttaaaaaaaaaataaacaagttccagAAACTTCggtgactaacatgtgttagacaaaaaatgctgaaagttgctgaaact
It encodes:
- the LOC110926207 gene encoding NADPH-dependent aldehyde reductase-like protein, chloroplastic; protein product: MAAETTTLHDRLAIVTGGSRGIGKAISLHLASLGAKLIINYNSNSTQADLTVSEINTKFPSRAVAVKADVSDPVQVKSLFDAAESAFGSPLYIFVNAAGILDSSYSSIPNSSLEEFDRTFAVNTRGAYLCCKEAANRLKQGGGGRIICLTSSMAVALRPGYGAYAASKAAVEAMVKILAKELKGTRITANCVAPGPIATEMFFEGKSEEMVNRVVEENPLSRLGVPEDVAPLVGFLVSDAGEWVNGQIVRVNGGYI
- the LOC110899282 gene encoding uncharacterized protein LOC110899282, encoding MELSKRNVNVGSAICSLCSEGEESCDHLLNECAFAAHIWSAVSSWCKVSPIYAFSVPELLNVYKNVNLPKIESNIFYGIILTTCWIIWKTRNECVFSSGILNVTKAVEEIKSCSFLWIKNRSPCKDLVWAEWTKCPL